The sequence GAGATCTGGCTGAAGGACCCCGACGGCTACACGGTCGTGATCGCCAGCCCCGACGGCGAGGACTTCGAGCCGAGCTAGGGCCGGGCCAGCGCCCACGCGGACCCCGAACGGAACGCCGACGCCCCCGGCCGCTGGGCCGGGGGCGTCGGGACGCAGGAGCGGTCAGTGCGCGGCGACCGCGCCCAGGACCTCGTCCATGCAGGCGTGCCGGTGGTGCAGACCGGGCTCGTTGCGGCCGAACGTGAGGTTCGGCCGCGCGCCGGACTCCATGTTGGCCTGGACCTTGGCGGCCAGGGGGTAGTCCTCGTCACGGACGCTGGAGTGCGCGTACTCGAAGATGTCGTCCGCGCCCTTGCGCCCGGCCTCGTCCGAGACGTCCAGCGTCGTCGCGTTCTGGTGCACGGTGATCGAGTGGCCGGCCTTCTCGCCCGGGTAGACGCGGAAGATCTCACCGTTGATGAAGGTCACCGACATCACGATGTTCGGGAAGATCGCGTAGATCACCACGAAGTTGTGCAGCGGCTCCCACTCGCTCTCCGGCTTGTCCGCGAGCTCGGTGATGTTCTGCAGCGGGAAGATCAGCCGGTGGTGCGGGCCGTAGGTGTCGAACAGCGCGCAGTTGCTGCGGGCCAGCAGCGCGAAGGTGTTCTGGTGCACCGAGGCGAAGTGGTAGTTCTCGCCGAACGTGTCGAGCGCGAGCTTCCAGTTGGCCGGCGCGTCGAGCACCTTCTCGCCGACCGAGTTCCAGTCGCCGATGCCCCAGGACGCGAGCTCGGGGCCGAGGTCGCCGAGGTGGGACGCGATGTCCAGCGGCCCGCCGTCCGGGTCGAGGCCGACCCAGAGGAAGCCGGCGTGCTCGGCGGCGGGCAGCTCGGTCAGCCCGGCACCCTTCATGGCGGTCGGGAAGCCGTCGCGGCCCGGGGCGCTGACCAGCGCGCCCACCTTGTTGTAGCTCCAGGCGTGGTACGGGCAGGTGAACCGCTCGGCGACACCGCAGCCCTCGGCGACCTTGGCCTGCCGGTGCGCGCAGACGTTCTGGAAGGCGCGGACGGCGCCGTCGTCGTCGCGGGTCAGCAGCACCGCGACGTCCATCACCTGCTTCGTGGTGTAACTGCCGGGCTCGGGCAGCTCGGAGCGGTAGCCGACGAGCTGCGGGGCGCGGCGGACATACTCGCGCTCGCGCTCGAACAGCTCCTGGCTGGTGTAGATAGCCGCCGGCACGATGCGCTCGCTGGGCATCATGTCGGTCGTCTTGTCCATCGAGATCTTGAGCGCTCGCCGCGTGATGTCGATGAGCTCGTTGCGGTCGATCGGAGGCCTCCCTGGCGCGGCGGTGCTGGCGTTCTGTCAGCAAGCGAGCGGACAAGGCCGCCGGCGCCGCCGGCGAGCCTGACTGGGCCTTGGCTGGCGTGTACCCGGCGTCAGCACGCTTGACTCGGCAACGCCCTTGTGTCGGCGGCGTCCCGCGGCGGCCTCTTTGCCCCCCTACGACCTACCTTAACGTGCTGCCAGAAGCCCCGATTGACCCCATTGGGGTCCGCTCGCCGACACCTTCGGCCATGTCCGTTAGGTCCGATGGCCCAGGTCGGCGCGAACCCCAGCGGCCGCAGGCCTCCAGGCCCCGGAGGCCGGGCACGGGCGGCCGGGTGGACGGGAGCGGCGGCCGCCGCCGTGACGTGCGCCGCACGACCGCGGGCCGCCGCGACTTCAGCGCGACGGGGCTGGCCGCCGGCGCCCGTCGGGCAACGAAAAACCGGCTGTCCGGCGCGGTACGGGGGGAGCCGCGCCGGCGCAGCCGGCATTGGGTTCTATGATGGCCGATCGCCCGCGAAATGTCGATTGGTTGGCCAGTTTTTGTCCACTTGACCTACTCGCCGGTAGCGCCCCCGGGTCCTGGGCCGGTGTCGTCGCCGGGCCGGGCCGGGGCGGCGACGGGGGTGAGGTAAGTCCACGGCGTGACCGCCGGGTCCAGCGGCATCGGGACGTGGACGACCGTCGGGCGGCCGGTGGCCAGCGCCCCCGCGACCGCGTCGCGCAGGCCGTCGGGGCTCTCAGCCCGCACGCCGTCGGCGCCGAACGCCTGGGCCAGCGCGACGAAGTCCGGGTTGCGCAGCACGGAGCCGACCTCCCGGCCGAACAGCCGGTCCTGGTCGGCCTTGACGTTGCCGTAGGCGCCGTTGTCGAAGACGACGGTGACGACGCCCAGCCCGTGCTGGACGGCGGTGGCGAGCTCCGCCGCCCCGAACAGGAAGCCGCCGTCGCCGGTCACCGAGACCACCGCCCGGTCCCGGTGCGCGGCCTTCACCCCGAGCGCGGTCGGGAAGCCGAAGCCCAGCGTGCCCTGGTGACCGGCCGTGACGAAGTGGCGCGGCGCGTAGACCGGGAAGGCGAACAGCGAGGCGAAGCCGACCTGGGAGATCTCCTCGACGAAGTAGCCGTCCTCGGGCAGCGCGGCCCGGATCGCGGCCAGGTAGTCGGCGTGCGGGCGCAGCCGGCTCGCGACGTCGGCACGGAACCCTTCCTTGACCGCCGCGAACCGCCTCGCCCGGGAGGCCCGTGGCGCGGGCGGCGCCGGCTCCCCGGCCGCCCGCTCCCCCGGGTCGGCCCCGCGCGGGGCCTGGCCTCCCGCGTTCCGGTCCCGCAGGAGGCCCACGAGGGCGGCCGCCGCGTCGCGGGCGTCGGCGGTGACGGCCACCGCCGGGGCGCGCCAGACGTGCTGGCGCGGGTCGATGTCGATACTCACCAGGCGCGGGCCCGGGGTCCGCTCGGGCCAGCGGAACCAGGTCAGCTCGCCACGGGTGCCGAGCATCAGCAGCACGTCGGTGTCGGCCCACCGCGCGAAACCGGCGGCGCCGGTGAAGGCGTACGGGTCGTCGTCGCGCAGCACCCCGCGGCCGCCGCGCTGCGCCACCACCGGCGCCCCGAGCAGCTCGGCGAGCGCCCGGACCTCGGCGCCGGCGTGCCGGGCGCCGCCCCCGATCATGATCATCGGGTCGCGTGCCGCGGCCAGCAGGTCCGCTGCGGCGCGCACGGCGGGCTCGTCGACGGGTGGCGGCGGGTCCGGCGGCCGGACCCGCGGCGCGGGAACCTCGGCCGCCATGCCGAGGACGTCCCAGGGGGCCTGCAGCACCACCGGGCCGGGCCGCCCCGACACCGCCCGGGCGAACGCCTCGGCGAGCAGGGCCGGTGCCTGCGCCGGGTGGCGGATCGCCTCGGCCCATTTCACGAACGAGCGCACGGTCGCCAGCTGGTCGGGCATCTCGTGCAGATGGCCCATGCCTCTGCCTGCGTAGGCGGTCGGCACGTCCGAGGTCAGGCAGACGACGGGGGTCCCGGTGCCGGCCGCGGTCAGCAGGCCGGCGGCGGCGTTGAGGATGCCCGGGCCCGGGACGACGGTGCACACGCCCGTCCGCCCGCTGGACTGCGCGTAGCCGAGGGCCATGTACGCGCAGGCCTGCTCGTGGCGGGCGCCGACCAGCGCGATCTCGGCCGACCGCTCGCCCAGCGCGTCGAACAGCGCATAGGTCTGCACCCCTGGCAGCCCGAACACGGTGTCCACGCCATGGGCGAGCAGCCCGTCGACCAGCGCCTGCCCGGTCGTGCGCCGCTCGCCCATGCCGTCACCGTAACCGTCAGGTCACCAGAACCGCCTGGCGCGAACCGGTCTGGGCCCGGCCCTCGCGGTGGCGGGGCGAGCCACGATCAGGCCGTCACTCGGCCGCCGCGGCGACGGCGTCACCGGTGCCGGGCTCCAGGCGCAGCGCACGGGCGGGCGGGGCCGCAGGGAACGGCCGGCGCGGCTCCCGGACGCCGGCGGAACCGCCGCCGGCGCGGACCCACAGGCGGACCGTCGCTCCGGCGTCGACGCGGGCGCCGGCCTCCGGGGCCTGGCTGGAGACCACCGCGCCCGGCTCCGGCGTGATCGCGACCAGCGGCGCACCGGGCCCGTCGCCGAGGCCGACCGCGACGCCCACGAACCCTGACTCCGCGAGCTTCCGGCGGGCCTCGTCGATCGGCAGGGTGACGACGTTCGGCACGATCGACGTCCGGTACCGCCGGCCTCGGCGCTTCGTGCCGGACCCGGGCGGGTCCTCGCCGGCAGCGTCGGACGGCAGCGGTCGCGGGCCGCCGAACGCCTCGGCCGCGTCGTCCCGCAGGGACCGCTCGGCGAGTTCGCGGGCCCGCCTGGCGATCTCGGCCCTGGCCGCGTCGTTCAGCACGGCCGTCTCGACGTCGTCGCCCGGCGCCGGTGTCCGCTCCGGCAGGTCCTCGTCCAGGTCGCGCCATCGTTCCCAGGCGGACTGGCGGGTGACGCCGAGCCGGGTCGCGATCTCGGCCCAGGAGCGTCGGTGGCCGCGGGCGGTCCGCACCGCCGTCAGCTCCGCCTGGTCCAGCAGCCGGCGCAGCGTCCCGACGTCGCTGAGCGCGTCCAGCGCCGCGTTCCCGAGGTCGGCGTCCCCGGCGCGACCGCGCCGGTCGCGCCAGCGCTCCAGCCGCTCCCAGGCCCGGCGGCCCTCGGGCCACGGCCCGTCCTTGTCCCCCGCGGCGTCCCCCGCGGCCCAGCCCCTGGCCATCCAGACCACCCCTGTCCGAGCGCCCCGCGTCCCGAACGCTCCCGCCGGAACGCTTCCTTCTGTCAGGATAGCCTGACGGCGCCCGAACTGCGACATACGCGGATACCAGGGGCGCAGACAGGTGGCTGACCTCGTCACGCCGACGGGCGCCCACTGCCGATGACCTGCCGGACATCCGGGCGACATCTACTCGGAAATGGCCGTGGTGCGGTCACCGTTCCGCCGCATGGTCAACGCCGCCGGTTCACCGAGCGTTCAGGCGTGCCCGCGATGGTCTTGGTTCGTGAACGAACGCCGGTCCGGGTGGGGGGCCGCCGCAGCGGGTGACCGGGCGACACGGCCGGCGGGGCTCCCGCCGACGAACGCCGCCGTGAGGACGCCCGGCCGCGTGCCGCCCGGCGCGAACTGGGGGCCTTAGAGCCCACGGCCCGGGCCGTGGCGACGCCGCCCGGCTCTCCGCCCCGTACCGCTTCGTCCCAGCACTGCCTGCTCGCCCTGCCCGGCCGACCAGCCCGGCCACCTTGACCAGCCCGCCACCAGCGGGCCGGCGCCACCTGACCCAAAACCCACTAAACCGGTTCCTGAGGGGGAAATCGAAGTGATCAGAAGGCTCCGTACCTCGGCGATGATCGCCGGTGTCGCCGCGCTGTCGCTCGCGGCTGTCGCCGCCTGTGGCTCGTCCGACGGCGGCAGCACCACGGCCGCCAGCTCCTCCAGCCCCGCCGAGACGGGCACCTTCGCCGACAGCCCGGGGACGATCGTCTTCGCGACCGTGCCCGACCAGGCCGGTTCGGACTCGAACTGGAAGCCGCTCGAGGAGTACATCGCCAAGCAGACCGGCTACAAGGTCAAGTTCTTCCCGACCAGCGACTACACCGCGCTCATCGCCGCCGCGGTCGCCGGCAAGGTCGACGTCGCCGCGTTCTCGGGCCTGACCTACGTCAACGCCACCAACAAGGGCGCGAAGCAGCAGGTCGTCTCGGCCGTCATCGCCTCGGCCGGCCTGACCGACCCGGGCTACTACTCGGAGGCCATCGTCCCCAAGGGCTCGGACATCACCTCGGTGGCCGGCTTCAAGGGCAAGACGGTCTGCTTCGTCTCGAAGAGCTCGACCTCGGGCTTCCTGTTCCCGATGCTCGCGCTCAACAAGGCCGGCATCAACATCGAGGCCTCGGGCGCGGACGCCAGCGGCAACCCGACCTTCGCCGACTTCAAGGCGTCCTTCGCCGGTGCTCACGACAAGTCGGTCCAAGCCGTCGCGTCGAAGCAGTGTGACGCGGGCTTCGCCGAGGACTCCGAGGCCGAGGCCGCCGCGAAGGACGGCTCCGTCACCGTCCTGGACAAGCAGTACGTCCCCGGTGGGCCGATCACCATCTCGACCGCGCTGCCCAAGAGCGTCCAGGCCAAGCTCACCTCCGCCCTGAGCAGCGTCACGCTTGACCAGATCTCGGCCGCGGGCATCACCGTCACCGACGGCTTCAAGAGCAGCTTCCAGGCCGCGAAGCCCGAGACCGACGCCTACTACGACACGATCCGCAGCATCTGCACCAAGGTCACCGCCGCGAAGTGCGCCAAGTAGCCGAAACCAGCCCCGAGAAAAGTAGGTAGCGGGACATGAACAGCGCGGCGGCCTCCCCGGTCATCTCTGTCAGTGGCGTCACCAAGAAGTTCGGCGCCACGCAAGCACTCCACGACGTCAACCTGACCGTGGAACCCGGGGAGGTCGTCGTGCTGCTCGGGCTTTCCGGCTCGGGCAAGTCGACCCTGCTCCGGCATCTCGACGGCCTGGAGTTCCCCACCTCGGGCACGGTCGAGGTCCTGGGCAGCAACGTTCCCAAGCTGCGGCCCAAGGCCCTGCGCGCGCTGCGCGGGCGGGTCGGCATGATCTTCCAGCAGTTCGAGCTGGTGCCGTCCCTGACGGTGCTGGAGAACGTGCTGACCGGCGCGCTCTCACGCCTGACCGGCCCACGCCTCGGGATCTGGGCGTACCCCAAGAGCTTCCGGCTCGCCGCGCTGAACCACCTGGACCGCGTCGGCCTGCTGGAGAAGGCCTATCAGCGGGCCGACCAGCTCTCCGGCGGCCAGCAGCAGCGCGTGGCGATCGCCCGGGCGCTGATGCAGAATCCCGAGGTCCTCCTCGCGGACGAGCCCGTCGCGAGCCTCGACCCCGAGTCCAGCGGCCAGATCATGCGGCTGATCCGCGAGATCGCCGCCGACGACGGCCTGACCGTCGTGTGCAGCCTGCACCAGGTCGACCTCGCGCTGGACTGGGGCGACCGGATCGTCGGGCTGCGCCGGGGTGAGGTCGTCCTGGACACCCCGACCGAGGGCCTCGGCAAGGCCCAGGTGATGGAGATCTACGGCCGGGTGACCACGTCGACCGCCGAGCTGAACGCGATAGAGCGCGAGCTGACCGGGGTGCCGATCGAGGTGCCCACGCAGGAGGACGGCACCGCCGAGGCCGCGGACACCTCCGTGCCCGTTCAGGACGGCACGGTATGACCACGATCGAGGCGCCGCGGGCGGCGGGCCCAGGGCCTGGGCCGGGGTCCGGCGTCACGGAGCGGGCGCCCCGCCGTCCGGTCCCGGTCGCCAAGATCTCCGGTGGCGTCCTCATCGTCGCGATGCTCGGCTTCTCGGTCTACTCCCTGACCACGCTCGACTTCTCGTGGCACAACATCGTGTCGAGCGCCCGGAACGCCACGAAGGTGTTCCACCAGATGGACCCGCTCAGCATCCCGGGCCCGAAGGACCTGTTCTACCTGATCGGGCTCACGCTGGGCATCGTTCTGCTCGGGACGCTGATCGCCGCTCTCATCTCCGTCCCGGTGGCGTGGATCGCGGCCGAGAACACGACTCCGGCCCCCTGGCTGCGCCCGGTCGGCCGGGCGATCGGCGTCGTGACCCGCGCGATCCCCGACGTCGTCATCGCGCTCGCGCTCTCGCTGATCTTCGTCCTCGGCAGCCCGCTGCCCGGCATCGTCGCGATCGGCATCCACTCGATCGGCATGATCTCCAAGCTGTTCGCCGACGCGATCGAGCAGAGCGACGACGGCCCGCGTCTCGCCATCCGCGCGGCCGGCGGGTCGCGGGCGCAGGAGTTCTGGTCCGGCGTCTTCCCGCAGGTGCTGCCGTCGTGGATCGCGACCGTTCTGCATCGTTTCGACATCAACCTTCGCGGCTCGGCCATCCTCGGGTACGCCGGGGTGGGCGGCCTCGGCTACGCGATGAGCATCGCCTTCGAGGACTTCCCGCAGGGATACGGCCGCGGCCTCGGCATCGCGCTCGTCATCTTCGTGCTCTGCGTCGTCCTGGAGATCATCTCGTCGACGATCCGCCGCAGCCTGCTTGGCATCCAGCCCGTCGGCAACAGCCTCGGTGACCGCATCGGGCGGGCCCGGGCCAGGAACCGCCCCGCGCCCGAGCCGACGGCCAGCAGTCAGGTCATCGCCGCCAGCGTCGAGTCGATGACGAAGCGACCGTGGACCCGGGACCGGGTCCGCAACACGAGCTGGCTGCTCGCGGCGCTCGCGCTCGCCGTCGGCAGCTACTTCATGGCGCACGTCAACTTCGGCGACATCACCTGGAGCTACGTCCGCCCGACGCTCAAGAGCTTCTGGCCGCCGAACTTCGGCAACCACGACTTCAGCGAGTTCGCGAACGCGCTGCTCATCACCATCGAGGTGGCGTTCAGCGCCGCCGTCCTCTCGCTCGTCTTCGCGCTGGTCTTCGGCTCCCTCGCCGCCCGCAACGTCGCTCCGAACGGGCACGTGCGCAGCGCCTTCCGGGTGCTTCTCGTGATCTTCCGCGGGGTGCCCGAACTGGTGCTCGCGATCTTCCTGATCATGGTCACCGGCCTCGGCAACCAGGCGGGGGTCGTCGCGCTGGCGTTCGGCGGGGTCGGCCTGCTCGGCAAGCTCATCGCCGACTCGTTCGAGGAGGTGCCGGCCGGGCCGGAGCGCGCGCTCACCGCGGCGGGCGCGACCAGGGGCCAGCGCTACCTCGCGGCGACCTGGACGCAGGGTCTGCCGTCGTTGATCAGCAACTCGCTGTACCTGGTCGACACCAACATCCGGGCGGCGACGATTCTCGGCATCGTCGGCGGCAGCGGCGTCGGCTTCTACCTGACGAACGCCTCGCCCGTGCTGAAGCTGCACGGCCAGGTGACGACCCTCGTGATCATGGTGTTCGTCACCGTGCTCGTCGTCGAGGGCATCGCCACCTGGCTGCGGCGGGTCTTCCGCTGACCGGCGGCGCGGCCGGGCGAGACGCCCGACCGCGCCTAGCGACCACTCCCGATCCGCCCGGCGGCTCGCCCCAGCCGCCGGGCACTGCCGTCTGTCCGGCCGCCGCCGCCACCGCCCAGCCCGGCCGGCGCGCGGCGCCGGATGGACGCCCCCACCGGCCGATGCGCCGGGAATTTACGTACGCGCAGGTCTGGCGACTGGAAGTTAACGCCGCCGATCCGGGAATGCGACACGTCCGCTCCATGATCCTTCCAATACCTGTCATCTGACAGGTATCCTTGATCATGGGAGGTGACGTGGTGAGCACGTCGGAGGTCGTCGCACCCGGCGACATCATCGGCCAGCTCGGCTACAAGCAGGAGCTCCATCGCGGTGTCGGGACCTTCGCGTCCTTCGCCGCGGGCTTCTCCTTCGTCTCGATTCTCACCACCGTCGTCCAGCTGTTCGGGCTGGGCTTCGGCATCGGCGGGGCGTCGTTCTTCTGGACCTGGCCGATGGTGTTCGCCGGCCAGCTGCTCGTCGCGCTGTGCTTCTCCGAGCTCGCGGCCCGCTGGCCGATCTCGGGCGCCATCTTCCAGTGGTCCAGCCGCCTCGGCGGCACGACGGCCGGCTGGTTCATCGGCTGGACGATGATCATCGGCCAGATCCTCACGGTCGCCGCGGCGGCGATCGCCCTGCAGGCGGCGCTGCCGGAGATCTGGTCGGGCTTCCAGATCGTCGGCGGCTCGCACGCCGACCCGACGCTCGTCTCGACCACCGGCGCGCAGAACGCCGTCCTGCTCGGCTGCCTGCTGCTCGTCGTCACCACGATCGTCAACATCCTGGGCATCCGGGAGACCGCGCGGGCG is a genomic window of Pseudofrankia inefficax containing:
- a CDS encoding aromatic ring-hydroxylating oxygenase subunit alpha, which codes for MDRNELIDITRRALKISMDKTTDMMPSERIVPAAIYTSQELFEREREYVRRAPQLVGYRSELPEPGSYTTKQVMDVAVLLTRDDDGAVRAFQNVCAHRQAKVAEGCGVAERFTCPYHAWSYNKVGALVSAPGRDGFPTAMKGAGLTELPAAEHAGFLWVGLDPDGGPLDIASHLGDLGPELASWGIGDWNSVGEKVLDAPANWKLALDTFGENYHFASVHQNTFALLARSNCALFDTYGPHHRLIFPLQNITELADKPESEWEPLHNFVVIYAIFPNIVMSVTFINGEIFRVYPGEKAGHSITVHQNATTLDVSDEAGRKGADDIFEYAHSSVRDEDYPLAAKVQANMESGARPNLTFGRNEPGLHHRHACMDEVLGAVAAH
- a CDS encoding thiamine pyrophosphate-dependent enzyme; the protein is MGERRTTGQALVDGLLAHGVDTVFGLPGVQTYALFDALGERSAEIALVGARHEQACAYMALGYAQSSGRTGVCTVVPGPGILNAAAGLLTAAGTGTPVVCLTSDVPTAYAGRGMGHLHEMPDQLATVRSFVKWAEAIRHPAQAPALLAEAFARAVSGRPGPVVLQAPWDVLGMAAEVPAPRVRPPDPPPPVDEPAVRAAADLLAAARDPMIMIGGGARHAGAEVRALAELLGAPVVAQRGGRGVLRDDDPYAFTGAAGFARWADTDVLLMLGTRGELTWFRWPERTPGPRLVSIDIDPRQHVWRAPAVAVTADARDAAAALVGLLRDRNAGGQAPRGADPGERAAGEPAPPAPRASRARRFAAVKEGFRADVASRLRPHADYLAAIRAALPEDGYFVEEISQVGFASLFAFPVYAPRHFVTAGHQGTLGFGFPTALGVKAAHRDRAVVSVTGDGGFLFGAAELATAVQHGLGVVTVVFDNGAYGNVKADQDRLFGREVGSVLRNPDFVALAQAFGADGVRAESPDGLRDAVAGALATGRPTVVHVPMPLDPAVTPWTYLTPVAAPARPGDDTGPGPGGATGE
- a CDS encoding PASTA domain-containing protein, with amino-acid sequence MARGWAAGDAAGDKDGPWPEGRRAWERLERWRDRRGRAGDADLGNAALDALSDVGTLRRLLDQAELTAVRTARGHRRSWAEIATRLGVTRQSAWERWRDLDEDLPERTPAPGDDVETAVLNDAARAEIARRARELAERSLRDDAAEAFGGPRPLPSDAAGEDPPGSGTKRRGRRYRTSIVPNVVTLPIDEARRKLAESGFVGVAVGLGDGPGAPLVAITPEPGAVVSSQAPEAGARVDAGATVRLWVRAGGGSAGVREPRRPFPAAPPARALRLEPGTGDAVAAAAE
- the phnD gene encoding phosphate/phosphite/phosphonate ABC transporter substrate-binding protein translates to MIRRLRTSAMIAGVAALSLAAVAACGSSDGGSTTAASSSSPAETGTFADSPGTIVFATVPDQAGSDSNWKPLEEYIAKQTGYKVKFFPTSDYTALIAAAVAGKVDVAAFSGLTYVNATNKGAKQQVVSAVIASAGLTDPGYYSEAIVPKGSDITSVAGFKGKTVCFVSKSSTSGFLFPMLALNKAGINIEASGADASGNPTFADFKASFAGAHDKSVQAVASKQCDAGFAEDSEAEAAAKDGSVTVLDKQYVPGGPITISTALPKSVQAKLTSALSSVTLDQISAAGITVTDGFKSSFQAAKPETDAYYDTIRSICTKVTAAKCAK
- the phnC gene encoding phosphonate ABC transporter ATP-binding protein: MNSAAASPVISVSGVTKKFGATQALHDVNLTVEPGEVVVLLGLSGSGKSTLLRHLDGLEFPTSGTVEVLGSNVPKLRPKALRALRGRVGMIFQQFELVPSLTVLENVLTGALSRLTGPRLGIWAYPKSFRLAALNHLDRVGLLEKAYQRADQLSGGQQQRVAIARALMQNPEVLLADEPVASLDPESSGQIMRLIREIAADDGLTVVCSLHQVDLALDWGDRIVGLRRGEVVLDTPTEGLGKAQVMEIYGRVTTSTAELNAIERELTGVPIEVPTQEDGTAEAADTSVPVQDGTV
- a CDS encoding PhnE/PtxC family ABC transporter permease, with the protein product MTTIEAPRAAGPGPGPGSGVTERAPRRPVPVAKISGGVLIVAMLGFSVYSLTTLDFSWHNIVSSARNATKVFHQMDPLSIPGPKDLFYLIGLTLGIVLLGTLIAALISVPVAWIAAENTTPAPWLRPVGRAIGVVTRAIPDVVIALALSLIFVLGSPLPGIVAIGIHSIGMISKLFADAIEQSDDGPRLAIRAAGGSRAQEFWSGVFPQVLPSWIATVLHRFDINLRGSAILGYAGVGGLGYAMSIAFEDFPQGYGRGLGIALVIFVLCVVLEIISSTIRRSLLGIQPVGNSLGDRIGRARARNRPAPEPTASSQVIAASVESMTKRPWTRDRVRNTSWLLAALALAVGSYFMAHVNFGDITWSYVRPTLKSFWPPNFGNHDFSEFANALLITIEVAFSAAVLSLVFALVFGSLAARNVAPNGHVRSAFRVLLVIFRGVPELVLAIFLIMVTGLGNQAGVVALAFGGVGLLGKLIADSFEEVPAGPERALTAAGATRGQRYLAATWTQGLPSLISNSLYLVDTNIRAATILGIVGGSGVGFYLTNASPVLKLHGQVTTLVIMVFVTVLVVEGIATWLRRVFR